One Pseudobutyrivibrio xylanivorans genomic window, ATTTTTCCACTGTGGATGTTGGAGGAACATATACCCATAGTAAAAGCTTCTCCTCATATTCATATTCTTCAATAGACAAATATAATGTTGGTGACATTTTAGCTGGATTATTTAGTTGATTAACGAAGTTTTTCTTCATATCCTTAATCATACTAGGATTAAGTCCAATAGGCTTTCCTCCGTCCTTCACTCCCATAATAATATAGCCACCATATCTATTAGAAAACGAGCAAACTGTTTCGTACACGTCTTCCTGTATTCCATTTTGACATGCTTTATATTCTACTGTTATCTTCTCGTCTTTAGACAATAACTCATGCATCAATTCTTTTGTCATAAATAGTCTCCTGTGTATTCATCTATACGCTATATTTCTTAGCCTATTATAACAAAAAATCTATCTACTGTTTATTGATTTAGTTGGTTTAAACAGAATAATCCTAATAGTTTAACTTGCTCCAATGCTAACTGCTCCTGTGTCATATTGTTTTGCTTTCTTAAGGCTTTAATTCTTTCTCCAAATGTCTGTGTATTCAAAAAATCCTCTCTTCCCGGCTAATAACCAGGAAAAGAGGATTCTTTTCTTGTCTCTATATTCAATTGAAGGCACATAGGAAAAGCTCCAGCGATAGCTGGTTATCTTTCCCATGTGTCCCTAGGATTACGATTATCGTCTCCTTATATCATGGGGCCTTCATTCAATTTTAATTTATTGTCGCGTGGGTTAAATAAAAACCCTATATTCATTATCCATTCTCTCAAGAAGCATCTGTTCTGTGTACTTCTTCAAAGTTGATACCTTTTTGCAGGTATGACATTTCAATGTGATATTTGGTAGAACCGGGGCTAATGGCTTACCTACTGCATTGTATGTCAAACCCATAGATTTCTTGCATTTCTTGCAATGAATCTTAATTTCCTGCATGTTTCATAACACCCTCCTTTGAACTGAAATGACAATTTCGTACTGCTAAAAGGAAAAGGGAATCACCTTCCGCATGTACATTTACCCTTTTATTTACTCCCTCAGAAAACAAGAACAACTGTTTGTTTTTATGGTTAAATTATAGGCTAGGACAGGTGTGTATTACAAGTGCAACATACTGCTCAAGTACATTTTAACGGACTTAAATTTCTTGATTATACAGGTCCTCCAGTCCAACATCCAAATAAGTCATCAAGCGTTTGACTGTACTTAATCTTGGATCTGCACCTTCATCAGATTCCATTGAGATAATAGTTCTACGACTAATGCCTGTAGCAGATGCTAATTGATCCTGAGAAATACCTATCCGCTCACGAATCTCTCGCAGATTTGATTTATAATGCTCCATAGATTCCTCCACGTTCATCAGCTATTTATAGAAGTCATCGTTCCATCTTTCAAATTAACTAATTCTTCCTCTGATAACCCCATTTCAGCATCAGATGAATTTGATTTAATAATTCTTGCACTCTTTTTTCAACAATCTTACACACCGCGCCACCTGGAATAACATATACTATCTTTGCTTTTGCCTTCTTGCCAATCTTGTCATAAAGTCTACCTGCGCTCATTGTGTCCCCTTTTACAGTATATGTACTATTTGCCACGTGACCTATGGCCCCTATACCTTTCATCTTTACTAAAATAGCCTCAGCATCATACTCATTATCAGGCTCTTTCTCTAGCTTTATCTTCATTCCTGGTTTAAGAAAATCTGTTCCAAAATAATACTTACAACCTACTAATGTGAAATACTTCTTACTCATAGCAATACCTCCTTGCTACGTGTCTCTTTTTCTGATTCTATAATAAAAAAAGAAGTGCCCTATAAAAAGGACACCCCAAAAACGTTGATTAATGTGCATGCAGGGATGAACTTCTTAAAGATGTACTCTTACGCCAGGGATAAAAAGTCGAAGGATGAAGCTATTGTCAGATATTATGATGATATTCAGTTATATCCTTTTCAGAAAGCGGATCTTTTAAGGTTGCTGGATGAGGCAAATATTGACAATAGTAGCATAAAGCTGAGCTTGATAACCTCATTCGATAGAACCAGAAATACAGGAATAATGACATCAGCAGAGGCGGCGGATTTTATTATTTATGAATTATCGGGAGAGGTGGAAAAGTCGCGAGAGCTGAGCTATAAATTAGCACAGGCGGCTACAAAAAAGATAAAGAGTTACAGATAATAATTGCTAAGGCTGAAAAGCAGGGTCAAAACCCTGCTTTTTGTATGATCAAAAAAATGCACATCGCTTATGTTAGATGCGTTTTGCGCCGCCCGTCGGCCACTGATGCGATAACCAGCGGCCCATGGTTTATGGATAGCGGAAAAGCGTTGGAAATTATTGCCATGTTAATTGATAGGATACTGTTCGATTTCAAGCCGTTTCTCGAATTCATCCAGAGGAAGCGGCTTGTCATAATAGTATCCCTGAGCATTGGTAGTATTCTCTAAGAGAATACTACCAATACAGGAGGGTGGTTCCTAGACGCGCTTGTTGCACCGCTTACGATAATATCATTATTGTGTAAGTAAATCCACGACATTTATGAGTGTCAAATGATTTGTATTGTGCGCTAATGATAACAGGTTAAGCCAATATGGCAGCAAGGAGGTTGAAACCAGGACCGTTCTTCACCGGAAAGAGGTGATAGAATGTCAAGACCAAGTAAATCTGACAAAAGAAAAGACAAAGACGGATATGTGCTTCGAAAGGGCGAGAGCCAGAAGAAAGGCGATGGTAGGTATGTATACACCTACACGGACGGATATAAAAAACGTCGATATGTTTATGCTAGAACGCTGGTAGAGCTGAGAGAGTTGGAAAAGAAGATCAGGGATGATATGACATTTGACCTGGACTATTCAGCTGCATCTCGAATGACGCTCAATGATCTTTTTGACAGATACATAAAACAAAAGTATAACCTTAAGCCTTCGACAAAACTCAACTATATAAATAATTACAGAAATCATGTCAGGGATGGATTTGGAAAGAAAAGAATAGTTGATATCCGTTACACTGATATTAAAATTTTCTACCATGAATTGCTTGTCGATAAGAAGTTATCTATATCTACAGTTGAGAATATTAATAATGCGATTCACCCTGCATTTAAGATGGCTATAAGAGATCAGCTTCTTATAAGAAATCCCACAGATGATATCATGGGAGAGATTAAGAAAAGCAAGGAATTCAAATCACCGGAAAAGAGAATTGCTCTTTCTATTCCTGAGCAAAAATCATTCATGCAGTTTCTGTATAATAGCCCGGAGTATAAGGGATGGTACCCTATAATTGCTGTTCTTGTGGGAACCGGAATGAGAATATCTGAATGCCTCGGATTGCGTTGGGAAGACGTTGACATGAAGGAGCGGCTGATCAGCGTAAATCACACATTGGAATATAGACCAATAGAGGAACATGGGAGATGTGAGAAGCACATTGAAACACCTAAAACTGATGCGGGTGAACGTACAATTCCCATTTTCGATGAGGTATTTGAGGCTATTTTGCTGGAATACCAGTATCAGAAATGTCTGGGGTTCTGTAAAGAGGAGATAGATGGGTATTCTGGTTTTGTGTTTTCTACAGCAGAGAATAAGACATACCTTCAGACAGCTGTAAATAATGGTATTCATAGAGCTGTTAAAGCTCATAATGCTCAGGAAAAGATTAAGGCAGATCTGGAAGGTCGTGATCCTATTATTGTTCCGGATATAAGTGCTCATAATCTCAGACATACATTTTGTACAAGGTTGTGCGAAGTGGAGCAGAATCTAAAAGTTATTATGAGTATTATGGGACACTCAGATATCAGAACAACTATGGAAATCTATGCAGAAGTCAAAAAAGAAAAGAAGCAGGAAGTCTTGTCTAACTTACAGGGAAAGATTATAATTAGTTAGTAAATTAAAAATACAATATGTATGGCAATGTAAAATAAAGTGTGTAAGTTGGAAATCAATCGTCCTAACCCTACTCTCTTTATCTACAGGTTTCCACAAGCACTACAAGATGGAAAATCCATCTTGTAGTGCTTTTATCATTCTGTAATTATGACTTAAAGAACTTCATTTCTTCATTGAGCTTTTCTGCGATTTCCTTAAGCCCGTTGGCTGATCCCGCAAGAGTTGTTACCGTAGCGGAAAGCTCCTGCATGGAAGCGCCGGTCTCTTCTGAGGATGCGGCATTTTCTTCGGAAATGGCTGAAAGAGCGCTCATGGTATCGACAACAGCATTCTTGGATGTCTCACATGTATCAGCACCATCGGAGATAAGCCTTACACCTCCTACCGTACTTCCGATATCATCAAGCATACCGTTTACCGCATCTAAGGTTTCACCAAGAGCTATCTGCTGCTCATTGTTTCCGTTCTTAACTTCGGCAGCTGCTGCAACTGCAGCTTCAGACTGCTCAAGAAGTGATTCCATCTCAAGTCTGATGTCATCTGCCATCTGCTTGGAGTCCTCAGCAAGTTTACCGATTTCTTCTGCAACAACGGCAAATCCCTTACCTGCTTCACCTGCTCGTGCAGCCTCGATAGAAGCATTGAGAGACAACAGATTGGTCTGGGTTGCAATTGATGTGATGCCTTCAACCTTTTCGCTTATGCTGTTAACGGCATCTTTGGTTGCACTGATCGTACGTGTGATATCATCGATCTTCACTGTCATCTCGGCAGATGAATCCTGAAGCTGAGCAAGGGACCTACTGGAAACTTCCGATGCTTCCTTCATCTTACCTGCAAGAGTTGACAGATCTCCGGAGGATGTCTGCACGCTTCCTACCGCATCGCCAATCCTGCCGACATTTTCTGTTGCCTGCTGGATTTCATCTGCCTGCTGAGTAGCGCCGGAAGCGATTTCCTGAACAGCATTGGATACATCTTCTGCTGTCTGGGATATCTGATTAGCCATATCCGATAGCTCTTCCGAGGATGATCCGACATCGCTGGCTGATTTCTTGATATTTGTAACAATAGCATCCAGCTTATCTATCAAAGAATTGGTTGCGTTTGAAATAAGTCCGAACTCGTCTTTTCTCTTATCGTGCTTTTCTACCTTCTGGAATCTTCCGTCCGACAATGCTTCAAGTGATTTTGCTACAGCTATTGTCGGTGTTGTGAAGCTGTTTGCCATGAAAAGTGAAATAATGATAGCTGCGATCAGAAGAACAGCACCGACGCAAATTACAATGATTGCAGATTTTCTTGCTGCGCTAAGCACATCATCTTCACTGGTTGCAGTACATACATAGAAGTTGGTTGTTTCATTTCTGGCAAAAGCGATGTAATTGTTATTATATTTTTTCTCTAGGTAGAAGCCTTCTTCGTCACTGCCGGTAAAGAAATCAAGGTTAGACATATCCTCTTCTTCGTGAGCACCCTCTCCAATTTCATAAGCAGCATGTGCACATACTTTTCCTGTTCTGTCGATTATAAAAGCATTGGTTGTGTCTGCTGCAAGTATTTCATGAAAATTGTTGAGATCATAGTTTCTGTGAACTATACCTATTACATCATTACCATTTTTAACAGGTACTGCGAAGGTTATCATTCTACGACCATTGGTTTTACTTACCTGGATATTGGAAACAAAAACATTTCCTTTCATTGCTTCCTGGAAATACTCTCTCTCGGAAACATCAATAAAATCACCCTGGGCTCTCAAAACCTGCATACCATCGGCACCGGCTATAGAAGTATGATCACCGTCATCAAGAGCCTCATCACATTTTATTAAAACAGCCTGTGCTTCTTCATAGGGTATACTGGTATCTCCCAGCATATAATCTATAACCGTCTGATTTTTGGCCACACTCTCAATCATTTTTATATTGTTACTGCATACTGTTTCAAACCGTTCTTCCAGATACCAGACCTGCCACTCGTAAATATCCTTGGCATCCGCAAGAGCTTTATCAGTTGAAGTAAAATAGCTAACAACCACCGCCACGATAAGAGGTATTGCCGCAACAAGAACCATTATTGCAATAAGCTTGGTCTTGATGCTGTCTTTCATGCTTATTCTACTTCCATCCTGTTTTTCGACTTCCTTTTTACTCATAATGCACCTCCGAATCATAAGCAACAATTGTCACGAAGAATCTGAACCTGCTCAGCAGTTTCAACACCTTCTGTAAGGCATTCGATTCCCATGTCAGATGCCATAGCTGTTATGTGCTTATATAGAACTGTAGAGAGATCTTTTTGGTCGGTTGAAGATATCGGAAGTAGACTTCTGTCAATCTTCATTACGTTCCATGGCAACTCCCTGATAAGATTTAAGGAAGAGTAGCCGATACCAAAATCATCAATGGATGTATGTATACCTATCTTTGTAAGACCTTCGACCAGCTTTTTGAGTTTAAGATAATCGCCTTCTGTAGTTGTCTCGGTTAGCTCTATCTCAATGTATTCATATGGGATATCATATCGGTTTATTATACTGACGACTTTATCCAAAAGTTCCGGATCAGCCAGGTGCTTACGGGAAAAGTTAATAGATATCCGAACCACGTTTTTCCCTTCATCCAACCATTTTCTTATATTCTTACAAACAAGATCAAGCATATAGAAATCCAGCCGGAATATATCCGTGTTACGTTCGAGTATCGGAATGAAATCCATAGGTGGTATTATCCTTCCATCCCTGATCCATCTGCATAGAGCCTCTGCGCCTATGATCCTGCCCGTTTCAACATTTACTTTTGGCTGATAGTATGCATGGAATTCATAATTATTTAGAGCTTCTTCAAAATGTCTGCGGATTTTTGAAACATTCTCTTTATCCTCTATATACTGCATACTCGCATATACAACATCAGTTTCATCGGATATTTTTGCAGTCTGACAAGTGGGCAAGATCATTTCAACAATGTTGCCCGGCCTTTCATATTTGAAATCACTCGGAATGATAAATACTCCGGCATATGCTGATACGATTGCGCTGCTTGAAGTCAGCCGGTCATATATGATAGGTGTGCCTTCAAAAAAAGCGAGAATTTTCTCCAACATTTCATTTGGGAATATAGCTGCGAAGCTATCCCCTCCCACACGACACACAGTACCACTATTTCCAATCATATCCCTTAAAGTATCGAAATGGGCTTTCATAACGGCGTTGCCTTCTTCGAATCCCAAATCACGATTTATGACAGAAAAATCCTTAAGGTTATACATAATGGCGGTAAAGCCGTTAAATCCACCTGTTTTATTCATTTTTTCAAGATGGCGGAAGAAATATGCAAAATTCGGATATCCATTGTTGTCATGAAACGCGAGATTCTCGATTGCTTTCTGCATACGGTTCCGTCCTACGTAACTCATCATGGAACGCAGACAGATGTCAAGCTGCTGTTCTTCTTTATTGCTCAAATGTTCTGTGCCTTTGGCAGAATATGCTATGGCTCTAACTATAGCCCCTGTTCTTGAAATGAGTTCTTTTTTGAGCACAACAATGTCCGCAGAACCTTCATTGAAATCACAGAGGATTTCTCCCTTGCCGTCTTTTTCATCCACACTGCTCCTATAAAACTCTGTGACAACTTTGGTCAGACGAAAAGAACGAGCCAATCTGCAAAGAACATCAACCAGGGGTTCTCTGGAAAAATGTTCAAAATCAACCATGGCATCGATGTATTTTATGAATAGTTCTGAAAAATCATCTTGTGTTGTCAATTTTTCATCAGTATTATCTGAGTTGGCCATTATTTCTCCTCTGGTTCTCAGTCCGAGATTACTATAAATTGAAAATGGGGTCAGGGGGGTACCGTTATCTAAATGACATTGGGACGGTTCTGACCGGTATTACATTATTTCAGCCTCTGCGCCTGATCATATATCCCCTTCAGCAGAATATCAAACTCATCAAATTTCTCCACCGCTGTCCTTGCTCCCTCTTCGCCCATACCGGACAAAGCTGCCACCTGCTCACTTGTGGCGGCGAGGCTCGCAATATTATTATTGATCTCCGTTGCACTTCTTCCTATAGCTTCTATGGAAGTACCGATATCATTAAATCTTCCTATAAGGTTTCCAACGTTCTCCCCGATCTCTTCAAAAGTATCTGCGGTCTCTCTGATAAGAATGTCCTGAGCCTTGACAGACTCAGCTGCCGCATTGGTAGAGTCTACCGCATTCTGAACATCAGCGGAAAGCTCCTGCATGATGCTGGTGATCTGATTTGAAGCACTGCTGGTCTGCTCCGACAGCTGCCTTATCTCATCGGCAACCACAGCGAAACCTTTCCCGGCTTCTCCCGCACGCGCTGCCTCAATTGAAGCATTGAGCGCAAGAAGATTGGTCTGCATTGATATCGATATGATGGAACCGACAATCTTCTCAACCTTTTCGACCTTCTCAGTGACAGCTCTTGTGGATGCCACCGTCTTATCACTCATCTCAACAACATTTGCGGTCTTGTCCTTGAGCTGGTCGATGACCTTAGTCCCATCAATAACGGCTTTCTGCGTGCTCTCGGACATCTCAACCATCTGATTTCTCTTGGCATCAGCCACTTCCGTCTGCTCATGGATATCTGCTATCTGATGTGACTGCTCTGTCACGGCAGCTGCGGTATCTCCTGTGCTGTCCGCAATATCCCTCATGCCATCGTGGTTTCTTCCTATGATGCTCTTTAACTCATCGACTTCCCCATGGGCCTCATCAAACAGCCTCGTAATTTCCTTGGCGATCTCCACCATCTGGATACGGGTCTTTTCCTGGGTCTCCTGCCCTTTCTTGATGGCCTCGTCGTCCTCTCTTACCAGGGTCCGCCTCATCTTAAGCGACTCTATTCCGGCAATTCCCGCAAGAATGATTATGAAACCGGCCACAAAATGGTCCCTGGGTATCGAACCTGTAGCAATAAGATTTCTGACCAGGACAATAAATCCGCCTATGGTCATAGCCATCTGTCCCACCACATAGAGCCTTAAGTCCAGATAAAGAATACACGACAGCATTACCGGTATCGCGAATGCATAAAAAATCATATCATTTTGTATTATCATGATAACCATATAGTAAAGAGTCGGACCTCCCAGAATAACCACTGCGCCAAACCTGGTCTCTCTGAATTTGATAAATCCAACCGTCATCTGCAGCACAACTGCCGGGACAGCGACAATCTCGATGACAAGCCCCAGGCTCATTCCGTGTGCTGCAGCATCCAGCACTACCATTAAAAGCGCAGCAAAGACAATAATAAGGTTGATCTGAAATACTTTTTTGTTTGATCTTGCATACTGGTCAGGGGTCATATAATTATCTCCTTTCGCCATGAAAACAGAATTTAACTGTACAATAACTGACAAAATAGGTACGCTACGTTCTTCAGATTATACAGTAGCGTGGACATTTACGTGACACAGCTTTATCTTTAGACTGTTATCACGTAGTTTCGCAATGATTTTCTGGCATTCTACGTGATACACCCCCGTTAACAAGCCTCTCCTCACGTATTTTTTCCAGATATCTGTTTAGTTTTACGTGTTCTACTACTAATAAAGAGCAGCATCTCACGTAGACGCTATAAATATCATGCTTGTTGCTCTGTCACATCTTTTTCTTATCTAAATGACATTGACCGTGAATAGTAACACATTAAAGCTTTTCATTCATTGCCGATTTTGCGACAACTATTTTGTATTGAAATATGACTAAAAATCCTTTATTCTATGAAATAAAATTAGTTCTTCGTTCCAGTCAACTCACACTAAAAAGGGTGAATATCTATGGAAAAAAAGCCGTTCGCAATAAAATCAATCCCAGACATTACCGCATATACGAATACTGCACTGGATGAAAGAAAAGTGCACCGTCCTCCTAGCGAAGAAATCCGCTTTTATTTAGCTGTTGCTAGTGGTGATGTAGAGTATGTGCAACAAAACTGTTTGGAGGGACGATTTTATCGTCCAGAGGGCGGTGCCGGGATATTGTCAAAGAATCCTGTAACCAATCTCAAATATCATTATGTAATTACTATTTCCATCATTTGCCGTTTCTGTAGTGAAGCCGGCATAGATCATGAATTCGCTTACAATTTGGCCGATTATTATATCGGTCTGCTTGACTCTGTAAAAACTGAAGAAGAAATCATTCAGTTGCACGATGCGATCGTAATGGCCATCACTTATCATATGCAAACATTTTCACATATGCTTTCATCTTCAAAGGTCGTGGACGAAGCCCTAGATTACATCTCTAAACATATCCTGGAGCGTATAACTGCCGACAATGTAGCGGATGCCCTACAGCTTTCCCGAAGCTACTTTTCCA contains:
- a CDS encoding helix-turn-helix transcriptional regulator, which encodes MNVEESMEHYKSNLREIRERIGISQDQLASATGISRRTIISMESDEGADPRLSTVKRLMTYLDVGLEDLYNQEI
- a CDS encoding HIRAN domain-containing protein, producing MSKKYFTLVGCKYYFGTDFLKPGMKIKLEKEPDNEYDAEAILVKMKGIGAIGHVANSTYTVKGDTMSAGRLYDKIGKKAKAKIVYVIPGGAVCKIVEKRVQELLNQIHLMLKWGYQRKN
- a CDS encoding tyrosine-type recombinase/integrase, whose amino-acid sequence is MSRPSKSDKRKDKDGYVLRKGESQKKGDGRYVYTYTDGYKKRRYVYARTLVELRELEKKIRDDMTFDLDYSAASRMTLNDLFDRYIKQKYNLKPSTKLNYINNYRNHVRDGFGKKRIVDIRYTDIKIFYHELLVDKKLSISTVENINNAIHPAFKMAIRDQLLIRNPTDDIMGEIKKSKEFKSPEKRIALSIPEQKSFMQFLYNSPEYKGWYPIIAVLVGTGMRISECLGLRWEDVDMKERLISVNHTLEYRPIEEHGRCEKHIETPKTDAGERTIPIFDEVFEAILLEYQYQKCLGFCKEEIDGYSGFVFSTAENKTYLQTAVNNGIHRAVKAHNAQEKIKADLEGRDPIIVPDISAHNLRHTFCTRLCEVEQNLKVIMSIMGHSDIRTTMEIYAEVKKEKKQEVLSNLQGKIIIS
- a CDS encoding methyl-accepting chemotaxis protein; this encodes MSKKEVEKQDGSRISMKDSIKTKLIAIMVLVAAIPLIVAVVVSYFTSTDKALADAKDIYEWQVWYLEERFETVCSNNIKMIESVAKNQTVIDYMLGDTSIPYEEAQAVLIKCDEALDDGDHTSIAGADGMQVLRAQGDFIDVSEREYFQEAMKGNVFVSNIQVSKTNGRRMITFAVPVKNGNDVIGIVHRNYDLNNFHEILAADTTNAFIIDRTGKVCAHAAYEIGEGAHEEEDMSNLDFFTGSDEEGFYLEKKYNNNYIAFARNETTNFYVCTATSEDDVLSAARKSAIIVICVGAVLLIAAIIISLFMANSFTTPTIAVAKSLEALSDGRFQKVEKHDKRKDEFGLISNATNSLIDKLDAIVTNIKKSASDVGSSSEELSDMANQISQTAEDVSNAVQEIASGATQQADEIQQATENVGRIGDAVGSVQTSSGDLSTLAGKMKEASEVSSRSLAQLQDSSAEMTVKIDDITRTISATKDAVNSISEKVEGITSIATQTNLLSLNASIEAARAGEAGKGFAVVAEEIGKLAEDSKQMADDIRLEMESLLEQSEAAVAAAAEVKNGNNEQQIALGETLDAVNGMLDDIGSTVGGVRLISDGADTCETSKNAVVDTMSALSAISEENAASSEETGASMQELSATVTTLAGSANGLKEIAEKLNEEMKFFKS
- a CDS encoding bifunctional diguanylate cyclase/phosphodiesterase, with amino-acid sequence MANSDNTDEKLTTQDDFSELFIKYIDAMVDFEHFSREPLVDVLCRLARSFRLTKVVTEFYRSSVDEKDGKGEILCDFNEGSADIVVLKKELISRTGAIVRAIAYSAKGTEHLSNKEEQQLDICLRSMMSYVGRNRMQKAIENLAFHDNNGYPNFAYFFRHLEKMNKTGGFNGFTAIMYNLKDFSVINRDLGFEEGNAVMKAHFDTLRDMIGNSGTVCRVGGDSFAAIFPNEMLEKILAFFEGTPIIYDRLTSSSAIVSAYAGVFIIPSDFKYERPGNIVEMILPTCQTAKISDETDVVYASMQYIEDKENVSKIRRHFEEALNNYEFHAYYQPKVNVETGRIIGAEALCRWIRDGRIIPPMDFIPILERNTDIFRLDFYMLDLVCKNIRKWLDEGKNVVRISINFSRKHLADPELLDKVVSIINRYDIPYEYIEIELTETTTEGDYLKLKKLVEGLTKIGIHTSIDDFGIGYSSLNLIRELPWNVMKIDRSLLPISSTDQKDLSTVLYKHITAMASDMGIECLTEGVETAEQVQILRDNCCL
- a CDS encoding methyl-accepting chemotaxis protein; the protein is MSVIVQLNSVFMAKGDNYMTPDQYARSNKKVFQINLIIVFAALLMVVLDAAAHGMSLGLVIEIVAVPAVVLQMTVGFIKFRETRFGAVVILGGPTLYYMVIMIIQNDMIFYAFAIPVMLSCILYLDLRLYVVGQMAMTIGGFIVLVRNLIATGSIPRDHFVAGFIIILAGIAGIESLKMRRTLVREDDEAIKKGQETQEKTRIQMVEIAKEITRLFDEAHGEVDELKSIIGRNHDGMRDIADSTGDTAAAVTEQSHQIADIHEQTEVADAKRNQMVEMSESTQKAVIDGTKVIDQLKDKTANVVEMSDKTVASTRAVTEKVEKVEKIVGSIISISMQTNLLALNASIEAARAGEAGKGFAVVADEIRQLSEQTSSASNQITSIMQELSADVQNAVDSTNAAAESVKAQDILIRETADTFEEIGENVGNLIGRFNDIGTSIEAIGRSATEINNNIASLAATSEQVAALSGMGEEGARTAVEKFDEFDILLKGIYDQAQRLK
- a CDS encoding helix-turn-helix domain-containing protein, producing MEKKPFAIKSIPDITAYTNTALDERKVHRPPSEEIRFYLAVASGDVEYVQQNCLEGRFYRPEGGAGILSKNPVTNLKYHYVITISIICRFCSEAGIDHEFAYNLADYYIGLLDSVKTEEEIIQLHDAIVMAITYHMQTFSHMLSSSKVVDEALDYISKHILERITADNVADALQLSRSYFSRLFKTETNLSFSDYVRKEKVKVAENLLRYSDYSIIEISNYLGYSTQSYFSQVFKKETGYSPKDFRDKFFKTVWHTKFENLANFTTPKK